A genomic stretch from Corvus cornix cornix isolate S_Up_H32 chromosome 9, ASM73873v5, whole genome shotgun sequence includes:
- the EIF2B5 gene encoding translation initiation factor eIF-2B subunit epsilon, translated as MAARGTARRGAGAGSARGPDPQEEPPPPLQAVLVADSFNRRFFPISKDRPRALLPMANVAMIDYTLEFLTATGVEETFVFCCWKSAEIKEHLQKSKWCRHTSPNTVRFVTSDLYRSLGDVLRDVDAKSLVRSDFILVTGDVVSNFNISKALEEHKLRRKMEKNVSVMTMIFKESSPGHHARCKEDDIVIAMDSATNRVLHYQRTQGLKRFHFPMSLFQNSIENVEVRHDLLDCHISICSPQVAELFTDNFDYQTRDDFVRGLLVNEEVLGNQIHMHVTTEEYGAHICNLLMYEAVCSDIIRRWVYPLTPEMNFTDDKNQSYTHSKHNIYRGVDVSLGHGSVLEENVLIGQGTVIGSNCSITNSVIGQNCRIGDEVTLDGAVLWDRVHIADNVEIHHSVVCDEAEVKEKVELKPRCVLSSQVVVGPGITLSEGTVISLHPPDEEEEDDDQFSDDSGVNKEESKAKLKGYNKKDVGSEGRGYLWKADDKSEEDEDEQRQSLWGPAVHSEEESESDSDLSMGSEEPDSRAASPQLDDIKVFQNEVLGTLQRGEEENISCDNLVLEINSLKYAYNIGLKEMMQVLSKVILEFPLQQLDANLDSQNYFSALLPLLKNWTPLFKNYIKRASDHLNALCAIEEFFLEHDSLCTSIAKVLMTFYQLEILEEDVILNWFSLRDTSDKGKQLRKNQRLQKFIQWLEEAEEESSDGDQD; from the exons ATGGCGGCCCGCGGTACcgcgcggcgcggggcgggcgcggggtCCGCCCGCGGCCCCGACCCGCaggaggagccgccgccgccgctgcaGGCCGTGCTGGTCGCCGACAGCTTCAACCGCCGCTTCTTCCCGATCTCCAAGGACCGGCCGCGG GCTCTTTTACCTATGGCAAATGTGGCCATGATTGACTATACCTTGGAGTTCCTAACTGCAACTGGAGTGGAAGaaacctttgttttctgctgttggaAGTCAGCTGAGATAAAAGAGCATTTGCa aaaatCCAAGTGGTGCCGGCACACGTCTCCCAACACGGTGCGCTTTGTCACTTCGGACCTGTACCGCTCCCTTGGTGACGTGCTGCGAGACGTGGATGCCAAGTCCCTTGTTCGTTCCGACTTCATCCTTGTCACTGGCGATGTGGTGTCCAACTTCAATATATCCAAAGCCCTGGAAGAGCACAA GTTGCGTCGTAAGATGGAAAAGAATGTGTCTGTGATGACGATGATATTCAAGGAGTCCTCGCCTGGCCACCATGCCAGGTGCAAGGAGGATGACATTGTTATTGCTATGGACAGTGCCACAAACCGTGTCCTTCACTACCAGAGAACGCAGGGGCTGAAACGATTCCACTTTCCTATG agtCTGTTCCAGAACTCTATTGAGAACGTCGAGGTGCGCCATGACTTGCTGGATTGTCATATCAGCATCTGCTCTCCACAG GTGGCTGAACTGTTCACAGACAATTTTGACTACCAGACACGGGATGACTTTGTGCGTGGTCTGTTGGTGAATGAGGAG GTCCTGGGGAACCAGATCCATATGCATGTAACGACGGAAGAGTATGGTGCTCATATTTGTAACCTGCTGATGTATGAAGCTGTGTGCTCTGACATCATCCGGCGCTGGGTTTATCCTCTCACTCCGGAGATGAACTTCACTGATGACAAGAACCAGAGTTACACCCACTCTAAACACAACATTTACCGAGGGGTGGATGTGAGCCTTGGCCATGGTAGCGTGCTGGAAGAGAATGTGCTCATCGGGCAGGGGACGGTCATTGGCAGCAACTGCTCCATCACCAACAGCGTTATTGGGCAGAACTGTAGGATAG GTGATGAGGTCACTTTGGATGGAGCTGTTCTGTGGGACCGAGTGCACATAGCAGATAACGTGGAGATCCACCATTCTGTTGTCTGTGATGAGGCTGAAGTGAAGGAGAAAGTAGAGCTAAAGCCCCGCTGTGTCCTCTCCTCTCAG GTAGTAGTCGGTCCTGGCATCACTCTCTCTGAGGGCACAGTGATCTCTCTGCACCCCCcagatgaggaggaagaggacgATGACCAGTTCAGTGATGATTCTGGTGTGAACAAGGaggagagcaaagcaaaactgaaag GTTACAATAAAAAAGATGTAGGCTCAGAGGGCAGAGGCTATCTCTGGAAAGCAGATGACAAGAGTGAAGAGGATGAAGACGAGCAGAGACAAAGCCTGTGGG GCCCAGCTGTGCACTCAGAGGAAGAGAGCGAGTCTGACAGTGACCTGAGCATGGGCTCTGAGGAGCCAGACAGTCGGGCAGCGTCCCCTCAGCTGGATGACATCAAAG TTTTCCAGAATGAGGTTCTGGGTACGTTACAAAGGGGcgaagaagaaaacatttcctgtgACAACCTGGTCCTGGAAATCAACTCCCTCAA GTATGCATATAACATTGGCCTGAAGGAGATGATGCAGGTGCTCAGTAAAGTGATCCTGGagttcccactgcagcagctggatgcAAACCTGGACTCCCAGAACTATTTCTCAGCGTTACTTCCT CTGTTGAAGAACTGGACTCCGTTGTTTAAGAACTACATAAAACGAGCATCAGATCACTTGAATGCCTTATGTGCCATTGAGGAATTCTTCTTGGAACACGACAGTCTCTGCACATCAATAGCTAAA GTGTTGATGACATTTTACCAGCTGGAAATTCTGGAAGAAGATGTAATACTCAATTGGTTCTCTTTGCGGGACACGTCTGACAAAGGAAAGCAGCTTCGTAAAAACCAACGG ctccagaagTTTATCCAGtggctggaggaggcagaggaggagtcGTCTGATGGCGACCAAGACTGA
- the LOC120410474 gene encoding lysine-rich arabinogalactan protein 19-like — MGDAWLHYAGQTAPAALPGCAGLPRLRRCSIAAFTATDPAGPRMLRPRASRPSRGGDAGQPPRPDIPQQPGGSPPPLFPASPCLRRTGVNTGAAPPWDRCPPAAAEAGRSAAGRDTAPAPSPGARRGCFSAGLLTGERTAKPPPHHTKVHPPPAPAPLTSTHRRPHRSFAAPRSRTQTTLLIAVPASPLRLRAGAAAAAPSWRPTGDVVRAPDWTLIDCGQ, encoded by the coding sequence ATGGGAGACGCCTGGTTGCACTACGCTGGTCAGactgcaccagcagctctgccgGGGTGCGCGGGGCTGCCACGGCTCCGCCGCTGCAGCATCGCCGCCTTCACCGCCACAGACCCCGCGGGGCCGAGGATGCTGCGCCCGCGGGCTTCGCGTCCCTCTCGCGGCGGGGATGCGGGACAGCCCCCGCGGCCGGACATCCCCCAGCAGCCCGGGGGGAGCCCCCCTCCGCTCTTCCCCGCCTCCCCGTGTCTCCGCCGCACTGGCGTAAATACGGGAGCCGCCCCGCCCTGGGACAGGTGCCCCCCGGCTGCAGCCGAGGCGGGACGGAGCGCGGCGGGAAGGGACACCGCGCCAGCCCCTTCACCGGGAGCGAGGCGAGGGTGCTTCTCGGCCGGGCTCCTGACAGGAGAGAGGACGGCAAAGCCGCCTCCTCACCACACAAAGGTTCACCCGCCCCCGGCACCAGCCCCGCTCACCTCCACCCACCGACGACCCCACCGCAGCTTCGCCGCTCCGCGGTCGCGAACCCAAACAACGCTGCTTATAGCGGTTCCGGCGTCCCCACTGCGCCTGCGGGCGGGCGCTGCGGCGGCCGCTCCTTCCTGGCGCCCCACGGGAGATGTAGTCCGCGCCCCAGACTGGACACTCATTGACTGTGGACAGTGA